One segment of Solanum lycopersicum chromosome 1, SLM_r2.1 DNA contains the following:
- the LOC112940670 gene encoding uncharacterized protein produces MAKVVKVEHRMKDYLEDAGYEKWSRVHSTINRARMMTSNIVECMNGCLVDAHKLTIIDFLEEARLLFGSWNYKKIEIASYTKYTLGQRFEEILIVNASKSLKMKVVPSSEYIFTVHEARKRYIVCLERKTCTCGRFQHDELPCAHAIAVLKHKNVTNLHPYCSDYYRPYALKKMYEVVMVPMSDKEDWNVPEYVLDEIVQPPRYRRLAGRPRKRRKKNVDEKITVNNNSCGQCGQEGHNRRTCTFFPKKN; encoded by the exons atggCTAAGGTTGTGAAAGTTGAACATAGGATGAAGGATTACCTTGAAGATGCTGGTTATGAGAAGTGGTCAAGAGTTCATTCAACCATAAACAGAGCTAGAATGATGACTTCGAACATCGTTGAGTGTATGAATGGATGCCTTGTCGATGCGCATAAGTTAACTATAATAGACTTCTTGGAGGAAGCTAGACTTCTATTTGGTAGTTGgaactataaaaaaatagaaatagcgTCATATACAAAATACACATTGGGCCAAAGATTTGAGGAGATATTAATTGTAAACGCATCTAAAAGTTTAAAGATGAAG GTTGTTCCATCATCTGAATATATTTTCACAGTTCATGAAGCTAGAAAAAGATATATTGTATGCCTTGAGAGGAAAACTTGCACATGTGGGAGGTTTCAACATGATGAGTTACCTTGCGCACACGCAATTGCAGTTTTGAAGCACAAGAATGTTACAAATTTGCACCCATATTGCTCTGATTACTACAGGCCGTATGCATTGAAAAAAATGTACGAGGTTGTAATGGTTCCAATGTCAGATAAGGAGGATTGGAACGTTCCAGAATATGTTTTAGATGAAATTGTCCAGCCACCTAGGTATAGAAGGTTGGCTGGACGACCAAGAAAgcgaagaaagaaaaatgtggATGAGAAAATAACAGTGAACAATAATTCTTGTGGGCAGTGTGGACAAGAAGGACATAACAGGAGAACTTGTACTTTCTTCccgaaaaagaattaa